In Primulina huaijiensis isolate GDHJ02 chromosome 6, ASM1229523v2, whole genome shotgun sequence, a single window of DNA contains:
- the LOC140978616 gene encoding guard cell S-type anion channel SLAC1-like — protein MKLEINSFEIIFMVNMEMVSTFPRSLDAHFVDIHEVPEEEDQEQEHRENEMGCAKEERQFNKPIKIREWRKPYRSFSRHVSLETGFSAFNRAHKEKTERQSLARSGKSFGGFGCAERKKGDFNIFRTRSGIVRQNSRLPFRRDSGVNVEQSDGLGGVDESVNESVPAGRYFAALTGPELDQIKESEAILLPKDEKWPFLLRFPIGCFGICLGLSSQAILWLSLSTSPATKFLHISPMINLSIWLLALFVLLLVFITYTLKCIFYFEAVRREYFHPVRVNFFFAPWIVCMFLAIGAPPVVAPNILHPVIWCVFMAPIILLDLKIYGQWLSGGESRLCKVANPSSHLSVVGNFVGAILAAKVGWEEAGKFFWAIGFAHYLVVFVTLYQRLPTSEALPKELHPVYSMFIATPAAASIAWSAINGEFDGLARTCYFIALFLYCSLIVRINFFRGFRFSVAWWSYTFPMTTASIATIKYAEQVPSVISQGLALTLSSMSSTMVFIMFISTLLHALVWKTLFPNDLAIAITKRKVGREKKRVRKTYDIRRWTKQMPLSFGSANGTHNSVDKDNEVEK, from the exons AAGAAAGACAGTTCAACAAACCAATCAAAATTCGAGAATGGAGGAAACCTTATAGGAGTTTCAGCAGGCATGTTTCCCTGGAAACTGGTTTTTCGGCGTTCAACAGAGCGCATAAGGAGAAAACGGAGAGGCAATCATTGGCAAGAAGTGGGAAAAGTTTTGGAGGATTTGGTTgtgcagaaagaaagaaaggggACTTCAATATTTTCAGAACAAGATCTGGTATCGTTAGGCAGAATTCAAGGTTGCCATTCAGAAGGGACAGTGGGGTTAACGTTGAGCAAAGTGATGGATTAGGTGGGGTTGATGAATCTGTTAATGAAAGTGTGCCCGCTGGAAGATACTTTGCTGCTCTTACAGGACCTGAATTAGACCAAATCAAG GAGTCTGAGGCCATACTTCTACCCAAGGATGAGAAATGGCCCTTCCTCCTCCGGTTCCCTATCGGCTGCTTTGGTATATGTCTGGGCCTAAGCAGCCAGGCTATTCTTTGGCTTTCCCTATCGACAAGTCCAGCCACCAAATTCCTCCACATTTCCCCCATGATCAACTTATCAATCTGGCTCCTAGCCTTATTTGTGCTTCTTCTAGTATTCATCACGTACACATTAAAGTGCATATTCTATTTCGAAGCCGTGAGGAGAGAATACTTCCATCCTGTCCGAGTCAACTTCTTCTTCGCTCCTTGGATCGTATGCATGTTCTTAGCAATCGGTGCTCCACCCGTTGTAGCACCAAACATACTGCATCCCGTCATCTGGTGCGTGTTCATGGCACCTATCATATTACTTGACCTGAAAATATATGGGCAATGGCTTTCAGGGGGGGAAAGTCGTCTGTGTAAAGTTGCAAATCCTTCTTCCCATCTTTCGGTTGTGGGCAACTTCGTTGGGGCGATTTTGGCAGCAAAAGTGGGGTGGGAGGAGGCAGGGAAGTTTTTCTGGGCTATAGGGTTCGCTCATTATCTTGTTGTGTTTGTCACTTTGTATCAAAGATTGCCTACAAGTGAAGCGTTGCCCAAGGAGCTGCACCCTGTTTATTCTATGTTTATTGCTACTCCAGCCGCTGCAAGCATTGCATGGAGCGCTATTAATGGTGAATTTGATGGCTTGGCCAGGACTTGTTACTTCATCGCTTTGTTTCTCTATTGCTCACTGATTGTGAGGATCAACTTTTTCAGGGGATTCAG GTTTTCAGTGGCATGGTGGTCCTACACCTTTCCAATGACAACGGCTTCAATAGCAACAATCAAATATGCAGAACAAGTCCCTTCTGTAATAAGCCAAGGACTAGCTTTGACACTTTCATCCATGTCATCAACAATGGTGTTTATTATGTTCATTTCAACTCTTCTTCATGCTCTGGTGTGGAAAACATTGTTCCCTAACGACCTGGCCATCGCCATAACAAAGAGAAAGGTCGGGAGGGAGAAGAAACGTGTAAGAAAGACGTATGATATAAGACGATGGACCAAGCAAATGCCCCTATCGTTCGGTTCAGCTAATGGAACGCACAACTCAGTAGACAAGGATAACGAAGTCGAGAAATAA